Proteins encoded in a region of the Metamycoplasma alkalescens genome:
- a CDS encoding RluA family pseudouridine synthase translates to MNKFRAKKDDVGRILYKYILRICDNVPKSRIEKIFRQKDIKVNGIRTNDKQYKLQLDDEIVVYGISEIAKPSKKNLANINFKVIYEDKNLLIVDKAINVSMHSEENCLDDQVHKYLNFKKTSSFVPASIGRIDKKTSGLVVYAKNYKTLVVFDEYQKYFEKVYQFVANFNQDKLDVTVRLEKDIKNEKMKVNPDFGTKARTIFYKEGNRSYAQIITGKKHQIRATLEYLKMPILGDTKYGGKKAKRLYLHSYSIKFLNLPEEFAEYNNQIFISHPKW, encoded by the coding sequence ATGAACAAATTTAGAGCAAAAAAAGATGATGTTGGACGGATTTTATATAAATATATTTTACGCATATGTGATAATGTACCAAAATCCCGAATTGAAAAAATTTTTCGACAAAAAGATATTAAGGTTAATGGGATTAGAACAAATGATAAACAATATAAATTGCAATTAGATGATGAGATTGTTGTATATGGAATTTCGGAAATTGCAAAACCAAGCAAAAAAAATTTAGCAAATATTAATTTCAAAGTTATTTATGAAGACAAGAATCTATTAATTGTTGATAAAGCAATCAATGTTTCAATGCATTCGGAAGAAAATTGTTTGGATGATCAAGTTCACAAATATTTAAATTTCAAAAAAACATCTTCATTTGTTCCCGCATCAATTGGAAGAATTGATAAAAAAACAAGTGGTTTGGTTGTTTATGCCAAAAACTATAAAACATTAGTTGTTTTTGATGAATACCAAAAATATTTTGAAAAAGTTTATCAATTTGTTGCAAATTTCAATCAAGATAAATTGGATGTAACTGTGCGTTTAGAAAAAGATATTAAAAATGAAAAAATGAAAGTTAATCCAGATTTTGGCACAAAAGCAAGAACGATTTTTTATAAAGAAGGAAATCGAAGTTATGCTCAAATTATTACTGGAAAAAAACATCAAATAAGAGCAACATTAGAATATTTAAAAATGCCAATATTAGGCGATACAAAATATGGTGGTAAAAAAGCAAAAAGACTTTATCTACACTCATATTCAATTAAATTTTTAAATCTCCCAGAAGAATTTGCAGAATACAATAATCAAATTTTTATTTCACATCCAAAATGATAA
- the scpB gene encoding SMC-Scp complex subunit ScpB: MNNKIIEALLFIQGSDGITPDQIKEVFKLNTIQEGRKMLRDFKTFFNNLDRGIKVYEFNDVYKFLTIEAAREHITDLLTIARKQKLSNASIEVAGIVAYKQPVTRSIISNIRGVISDGIVANLLEKGIIEEVGVAQTPGNPILYGITNKFYDYFKIKTLAELPPFPEFERYSNVEDGMENKEFNLFDSQRSDTNNDGIFIHEEDFNEQI; the protein is encoded by the coding sequence ATGAATAATAAAATTATTGAAGCCTTATTGTTTATTCAAGGAAGTGATGGAATTACTCCAGACCAAATCAAAGAAGTTTTTAAACTTAACACAATTCAAGAAGGTCGAAAAATGTTGCGTGATTTTAAAACATTTTTTAATAATTTAGACCGAGGGATTAAAGTTTATGAATTTAATGATGTTTACAAATTTTTAACAATTGAAGCAGCTAGGGAACATATTACAGACTTACTGACAATTGCAAGAAAACAAAAATTATCAAACGCCTCAATTGAAGTAGCTGGTATTGTTGCTTATAAACAACCAGTTACACGTTCAATTATTTCAAATATTCGGGGTGTAATTAGCGATGGAATTGTTGCAAATTTATTAGAAAAAGGCATTATTGAGGAAGTTGGTGTTGCTCAAACTCCTGGTAATCCAATTTTGTATGGAATAACAAATAAATTTTATGATTATTTCAAAATTAAGACATTAGCAGAACTACCTCCTTTCCCAGAATTTGAACGTTATTCAAATGTGGAAGATGGAATGGAAAATAAAGAATTTAATTTATTTGATTCACAAAGAAGTGACACAAATAATGATGGCATTTTTATACATGAAGAGGATTTTAATGAACAAATTTAG
- a CDS encoding segregation/condensation protein A yields the protein MLDEINNLENKNTYSSSNNFSNNENYKNLDDKHIFRLSNFDGPLDLLVSLIKEKNISIFDVDLYELATQYLEIIKKIEFYEIDIASEYLVMAATLLQLKARMLLQDEEVVEEIKQEKKRLLEQIAEYEKFKEIAIVLKENEDSRQNLFSKEPEEHDDFKRVVDNSVLDGYSSSSKLVVTLRKMFERTYSEMVRNITISTVAVSPEKQKERIIHLFFNKNELLFEEVFNVPSMGHFVITLLAILDLARQEIVFIEQYEDEGVIKIKKGPKYE from the coding sequence ATGTTAGATGAGATAAATAATTTAGAAAATAAAAATACTTATTCAAGTTCAAATAATTTTAGCAATAATGAAAATTATAAAAATTTAGATGATAAACATATTTTTAGACTTTCAAACTTTGATGGTCCACTTGATCTTTTAGTTAGTTTAATTAAAGAAAAAAATATCAGTATTTTTGATGTTGATTTATATGAATTAGCTACACAATATTTAGAAATTATTAAAAAAATTGAATTTTATGAAATCGATATTGCTTCTGAGTATTTGGTGATGGCAGCAACCTTGTTGCAACTAAAAGCAAGAATGCTTTTACAAGATGAAGAAGTTGTTGAAGAAATTAAGCAAGAGAAAAAAAGACTATTAGAACAAATTGCTGAATATGAAAAGTTTAAAGAAATTGCAATTGTTTTAAAAGAAAATGAAGATAGTCGACAAAATTTATTTTCAAAAGAACCTGAAGAACATGATGATTTCAAAAGAGTAGTTGATAATTCAGTATTAGATGGATATTCAAGTAGTTCAAAACTTGTTGTTACCTTAAGAAAAATGTTTGAAAGAACATATTCTGAAATGGTAAGAAATATTACAATTTCAACAGTTGCAGTTAGTCCAGAAAAACAAAAAGAGCGAATTATTCATTTATTTTTCAATAAAAATGAACTTCTTTTTGAAGAGGTTTTTAATGTACCATCAATGGGACATTTTGTTATCACCTTATTAGCAATTCTTGATTTAGCAAGACAAGAAATTGTTTTTATTGAACAATATGAAGATGAAGGAGTTATCAAAATAAAAAAAGGACCAAAGTATGAATAA
- a CDS encoding lysophospholipid acyltransferase family protein, with product MKLKTRKFFRFFPLIHNILVLKAKARRNRSMPDYYKASERHFFVQKHGSNILRHLNIELKVEGFENIPSGPCFLTPNHSTYLDPLIIISALWNHGDGQKRSRQANFVARNEVKKKKTIAKIADLIDTFYIDTNKPREALSILKEFGQHVKKNQTCGVIFPEGTRTKDGKIHNFNTGVFLTAQSTYIPLVPVTINNAANALDDNRTNKLVVTVIFHPVIKPQQFQTLDKRDFASWIQGIVQSSYVDQVITSKETIKNDYSKRN from the coding sequence ATGAAATTAAAAACAAGAAAATTTTTTCGTTTTTTTCCATTAATTCACAACATTTTAGTGCTTAAAGCAAAAGCACGAAGAAACCGAAGCATGCCAGATTATTACAAAGCATCTGAAAGACATTTTTTCGTTCAAAAACATGGTTCAAATATTTTAAGGCATTTAAATATCGAACTTAAAGTTGAAGGGTTTGAAAATATTCCAAGTGGACCTTGCTTTTTAACACCAAATCACTCAACTTATTTGGATCCCTTGATCATTATTTCTGCACTTTGAAATCATGGCGATGGACAAAAACGATCAAGACAAGCAAACTTTGTTGCAAGAAATGAAGTAAAAAAGAAAAAAACCATTGCGAAAATTGCTGATTTGATCGATACATTTTATATAGATACTAATAAACCAAGAGAAGCCTTGTCAATTTTAAAAGAATTTGGACAGCACGTCAAAAAAAATCAAACATGTGGTGTGATTTTCCCAGAAGGGACTCGCACAAAGGATGGTAAAATTCATAATTTCAATACCGGTGTTTTTTTAACAGCACAATCAACCTACATTCCACTTGTTCCTGTCACAATTAATAATGCTGCCAATGCGTTGGATGATAATCGAACAAATAAATTAGTAGTAACTGTTATATTTCATCCAGTGATCAAACCACAGCAATTTCAAACTTTAGATAAAAGAGATTTTGCTTCTTGGATTCAAGGAATTGTGCAAAGTTCTTATGTTGATCAAGTTATTACATCAAAAGAAACAATAAAAAATGATTATTCAAAAAGAAACTAG
- a CDS encoding 4'-phosphopantetheinyl transferase superfamily protein, with amino-acid sequence MISIDLTKIKRFKRVSNQAILKFLHPLEIEQYRQLEKQKKPTFLATRWAVKECIYKIDNSLFDFKKILIEKTNEGKYIFEDFQLATTNEDGYVVAVAFKK; translated from the coding sequence ATGATTTCAATTGATCTTACAAAAATTAAGCGTTTTAAAAGAGTTTCAAATCAAGCAATATTGAAGTTTCTTCATCCGCTTGAAATTGAGCAATATAGGCAGCTAGAAAAACAAAAAAAACCTACTTTTTTAGCAACAAGATGAGCAGTAAAAGAGTGCATTTATAAAATTGATAATTCTTTGTTTGATTTTAAGAAAATTTTAATTGAAAAAACCAATGAGGGGAAATATATTTTTGAAGATTTTCAGCTTGCAACAACAAATGAAGATGGTTATGTTGTCGCTGTTGCATTTAAAAAATAA
- a CDS encoding potassium channel family protein — translation MGFFKRAREICIIGIGRFGQAIVKKILSSNASDIRLVLVDNNERNLLQFKDEVDGVYVGDCADSKTLEALKIDEFDVVIVATPNNIEIVATLSELGVKTIIARAFSSRHARVLRQIGVTQIISPEEEAGKKVAILVSNNSLTKFSENITEIRDGFVSTTVCIKNPDIVNKNISEIAFRSEYNVLISLVQRDTKTFLPSGDFKIKENDLITFIGELSDIIEITEFCTKDKKNKIKNE, via the coding sequence ATGGGATTTTTTAAAAGAGCAAGAGAAATTTGTATCATTGGAATTGGTCGTTTTGGCCAAGCTATTGTAAAAAAAATACTTTCAAGCAATGCAAGTGATATTCGCCTTGTTTTAGTTGATAACAATGAGCGTAATCTTTTGCAATTTAAAGATGAAGTTGATGGTGTTTATGTTGGAGATTGTGCTGATAGCAAAACCTTAGAGGCACTTAAGATTGATGAATTTGATGTTGTTATTGTCGCAACACCAAATAATATTGAAATTGTTGCAACGTTGTCTGAATTAGGCGTTAAAACAATTATTGCTCGGGCTTTTAGTTCAAGGCATGCAAGAGTTTTAAGACAAATTGGTGTGACTCAAATTATTTCTCCAGAAGAAGAAGCGGGTAAAAAAGTTGCAATTTTAGTTTCAAATAATTCATTGACAAAATTTTCAGAAAATATTACTGAAATAAGGGATGGATTTGTGAGTACAACTGTTTGCATAAAAAACCCAGATATTGTTAATAAAAACATTAGCGAAATAGCTTTTCGGAGTGAATACAATGTGTTAATTTCATTAGTACAAAGAGATACAAAAACATTTTTACCAAGTGGAGATTTTAAAATTAAAGAGAATGATTTAATTACTTTTATTGGTGAATTAAGTGATATTATCGAAATTACTGAGTTTTGTACAAAAGATAAAAAAAATAAAATAAAAAATGAGTAA
- a CDS encoding IS30 family transposase, which yields MNYNKNNKYKHINEVERSYIKFELNRNKSIRSIAKKLDRSPSTIMREIKRNTSLGTYDPMVANIKAKKRHRHKYYFRFLLPNKFDKFTELFKNKYDKKYYGVKATLHEIKKDPNINCPSLRTVYNWINKNLWVIKRKDRLRKWYKKGGKRTTSVIKRLVNSADYVFPIWTRPKKIDLRKEFGHWEADLVLGRKSNGYYNVLTLTERKTRIGFAIKVRSKSGFVINSSLKNLIQDNNLFVKSITIDNGIEFEKIGLLAKWLDIKIYRAEPYASFQRGSNEHWNGILRREFKKGFDFNEITQEELEKIVFKINNMPREILNWLTPLELFKKENSNDFIL from the coding sequence ATGAATTATAACAAAAATAATAAATATAAACACATAAATGAAGTTGAAAGATCTTATATAAAATTTGAGCTTAATCGTAATAAATCAATACGTTCAATTGCAAAAAAATTAGATAGAAGTCCTTCAACAATTATGCGAGAAATAAAAAGAAACACAAGTTTAGGAACTTATGACCCCATGGTAGCAAACATTAAAGCTAAAAAACGTCATAGACATAAATATTATTTTAGATTTTTGTTGCCGAATAAATTTGATAAATTTACAGAATTATTCAAAAATAAATATGACAAAAAATACTATGGTGTGAAAGCTACATTACATGAGATAAAAAAGGATCCAAATATAAATTGTCCTTCATTAAGAACGGTATACAACTGAATAAATAAAAATCTTTGAGTTATCAAAAGAAAAGATAGATTAAGAAAATGATATAAAAAGGGTGGAAAAAGAACTACATCAGTTATAAAAAGATTGGTTAATTCAGCAGATTACGTTTTTCCAATATGAACAAGACCAAAAAAAATTGATTTAAGAAAAGAATTTGGACACTGAGAAGCTGATCTTGTATTGGGTAGAAAATCAAATGGATATTACAATGTTTTAACACTTACAGAAAGAAAAACAAGAATCGGATTCGCAATAAAAGTTCGTTCAAAATCTGGATTTGTAATAAATTCAAGTCTTAAAAATCTAATTCAAGATAACAATTTATTTGTCAAAAGCATAACCATAGATAATGGTATTGAATTTGAAAAAATTGGTTTATTAGCTAAGTGGTTAGACATAAAAATATATCGTGCAGAACCATATGCATCATTCCAACGAGGTAGTAATGAACATTGAAATGGGATTTTAAGAAGAGAATTTAAAAAGGGGTTTGATTTTAATGAAATAACCCAAGAAGAATTAGAAAAAATAGTTTTCAAAATTAACAATATGCCAAGAGAAATATTAAACTGATTAACACCTTTGGAGTTGTTTAAAAAAGAAAATAGTAATGATTTTATATTATAA
- a CDS encoding MAGa3780 family membrane protein encodes MQNKTTNKNMRWWLLGFGLFVLLTTLFYAFSYVIWYDPKDELNKTGAPTHLAVFKGWGSFLYYTYLSNFLLGFVLIIAGVLWTNMYAKKALFISVVSITMTFVVYWALLSYQKSTWTNPLNATRSLITHAINPILGFVALSLIRKEIIVTKITFTIPVLISTVYTIFAMILFFATFDKIIQGRGAVVYGFLDFKNPYFYKGNNTGVIIILDLLLYVVSMITPLLFGIMWKFIYKIKYQKSIPKKPKWLLNNN; translated from the coding sequence ATGCAAAATAAAACTACAAATAAGAATATGAGATGATGGCTGCTTGGTTTTGGTTTGTTTGTGCTATTAACAACCCTTTTCTATGCTTTCTCATATGTGATTTGATACGATCCAAAAGATGAATTAAATAAAACTGGTGCACCAACACATCTTGCAGTTTTTAAAGGCTGAGGTTCATTTTTATACTATACTTACTTATCAAACTTTTTACTAGGTTTTGTCCTAATTATAGCTGGCGTTTTATGAACTAATATGTATGCTAAAAAAGCACTATTTATTTCTGTTGTTTCAATAACTATGACTTTTGTTGTCTATTGAGCATTGCTTTCATACCAAAAGTCAACATGGACTAATCCATTAAATGCTACCCGCTCACTGATTACACATGCAATAAATCCTATCTTAGGTTTTGTAGCCTTGTCTTTGATTAGAAAAGAAATTATTGTAACTAAAATTACATTTACAATTCCTGTGCTTATTTCAACTGTTTACACAATCTTTGCAATGATATTATTCTTTGCTACATTTGACAAAATAATTCAAGGCAGAGGCGCAGTTGTTTATGGATTTTTAGACTTTAAAAACCCTTATTTTTATAAAGGAAATAATACAGGAGTAATAATTATTCTTGATTTACTTCTTTATGTTGTTTCAATGATAACACCATTATTATTTGGAATTATGTGGAAGTTTATTTATAAAATTAAGTATCAAAAATCTATACCTAAAAAACCAAAGTGATTGCTGAACAATAATTAG
- a CDS encoding variable surface lipoprotein, translating into MKSINKLLISAVSAISLAMPLVAASCGATKPSEQGSGSKPSDTTKPSEQGSGSKPSDTNKPSEQGSGTKPSEIDPIQNDTTNNQPPKIPNTVGDLFKELNKIRDQYYRFKGKLDSLIDKEKLNTIKPHFDYWFEKPDPNPDPDLNINQEPDKLIKESGYDQIKKILEKRSNKDSKEYIEAVNELKKFIEIYNADLRPILEKTIK; encoded by the coding sequence ATGAAAAGCATCAATAAATTGCTAATATCTGCTGTTTCAGCTATTTCGCTAGCTATGCCACTAGTAGCTGCTTCGTGTGGTGCAACCAAACCATCAGAACAAGGTTCAGGATCTAAACCATCAGACACAACCAAACCATCAGAACAAGGTTCAGGATCTAAACCATCAGACACAAACAAACCATCAGAACAAGGTTCAGGAACTAAACCATCAGAGATAGACCCTATTCAAAATGATACAACTAATAATCAACCCCCAAAAATACCAAATACTGTAGGAGATTTATTTAAAGAACTTAATAAAATAAGAGATCAATACTACAGATTTAAGGGAAAGTTAGATTCATTAATTGATAAAGAAAAATTAAATACGATAAAGCCACACTTTGATTACTGATTTGAAAAACCAGATCCAAATCCAGACCCAGATTTAAATATAAATCAAGAACCAGATAAATTAATTAAAGAATCTGGATATGATCAAATCAAAAAAATATTAGAAAAAAGGAGTAATAAAGACAGCAAAGAATATATAGAAGCTGTAAATGAACTAAAAAAATTCATTGAAATTTATAATGCTGATCTTAGACCAATATTAGAGAAAACTATAAAATAA
- a CDS encoding MIP family Ig-specific serine endopeptidase → MSKQKLLLIPMISSISSLVLLTSCSKIENTKITESISENKPDSENNATREGNTNLNDNKDNKLINPTVQQNQTSLFKIIDPKTIYKEIYDRTFALKFLTKLPGDGGILDNNQGTGWLLDYHKFKNANNKYKLFIATNLHVLSHFSNSLSKELSSKLNYYDSQSDKKVLGVALGKTKNPVNDFNHVPNNNPSVEKAKKNNWNANYYGNTVPTGEHSHWESTSHKTTTTEAISSPKIVFAALDFMKKEAFLKYQDKLNEVAKEYGDRKLQEESDYQYKHAWDDLNRVSNVPMMVDFGIFEIDVDLDKADETLKQWVKEAIDGVDNYLARLSKTAALPNQNKDVSKYLQTVDYVSAFKTQKHPNNLTKAKDVYIAGYPVSENIAWWMQNNPSERYEMQDGKQNQSMKFDFPKFDPTKPFPILPHNFPFRRKPTEGFSENNVEEKISTVTPTIFDSYWGRVLAAWYGFQYNVNFSSLYYGASGSLAYNEYGQMIGIYNGVSSNVQFGDLLRKGSIAPFLQSSNIEAGENTIYAYNLIDGTNKTQFGMQKNSFRENLRVIYPNGFEDGSKETKLFDKGY, encoded by the coding sequence ATGAGTAAGCAAAAATTATTATTAATTCCTATGATATCAAGCATTAGCAGCTTAGTTTTATTAACTTCATGTTCTAAAATAGAAAATACTAAAATTACTGAATCAATAAGTGAAAATAAACCTGATAGTGAAAATAATGCAACTAGAGAAGGCAATACAAACCTAAATGATAATAAAGATAATAAATTAATAAATCCTACGGTTCAGCAAAACCAAACTAGTTTGTTTAAAATCATAGACCCTAAAACTATTTATAAAGAAATTTATGATCGTACCTTTGCTTTGAAATTTCTTACAAAACTTCCTGGAGACGGAGGGATATTAGATAACAATCAAGGGACTGGGTGGTTACTTGACTATCATAAATTTAAAAATGCTAATAATAAATATAAATTATTCATAGCAACAAACCTTCATGTTTTAAGTCATTTTAGTAATTCACTAAGTAAAGAGTTGAGCAGTAAACTTAACTATTATGATTCTCAAAGCGATAAAAAAGTTCTGGGTGTTGCTTTAGGTAAAACCAAAAACCCAGTAAATGATTTTAATCATGTTCCAAATAATAATCCATCAGTAGAAAAAGCAAAAAAAAATAATTGAAATGCAAATTATTATGGTAATACTGTCCCAACGGGAGAACATAGTCACTGAGAAAGTACTTCACATAAAACCACTACAACAGAAGCAATTAGTAGCCCTAAAATAGTTTTTGCTGCCCTTGATTTTATGAAAAAAGAAGCATTTTTAAAATATCAAGACAAATTAAATGAAGTAGCTAAGGAATATGGAGATAGAAAATTACAAGAAGAAAGTGATTATCAATATAAACATGCTTGGGATGATTTAAATAGAGTGTCTAATGTACCAATGATGGTAGATTTTGGAATTTTTGAAATTGATGTTGATCTTGATAAAGCAGATGAAACATTAAAACAATGAGTAAAAGAAGCTATAGATGGTGTAGATAACTATCTAGCAAGGTTATCAAAAACAGCTGCACTTCCAAATCAAAATAAAGATGTTTCTAAATATTTGCAAACAGTAGATTATGTATCTGCATTCAAAACGCAAAAACATCCTAATAATCTAACCAAGGCAAAGGATGTTTATATTGCTGGTTACCCTGTTTCTGAAAATATTGCTTGATGAATGCAAAATAATCCATCTGAAAGATATGAAATGCAGGATGGCAAGCAAAATCAAAGTATGAAATTTGATTTTCCTAAATTTGATCCAACTAAACCTTTTCCAATACTACCGCATAATTTTCCATTTCGTCGTAAACCAACAGAAGGTTTCTCTGAAAATAATGTAGAAGAAAAAATTAGTACAGTTACCCCAACAATTTTTGATTCTTATTGAGGAAGAGTTTTAGCAGCCTGATATGGTTTTCAATATAATGTTAACTTTTCTTCTTTGTACTATGGTGCATCAGGATCATTAGCTTATAATGAATACGGACAAATGATTGGGATTTATAATGGTGTTAGTTCAAATGTTCAATTTGGAGACTTACTAAGAAAGGGTTCAATTGCACCATTTTTACAGTCAAGTAATATAGAGGCTGGTGAGAATACTATTTATGCATACAATCTAATTGATGGTACTAACAAAACTCAATTTGGTATGCAAAAGAACTCATTTAGAGAGAATTTAAGAGTAATTTATCCAAATGGATTTGAAGACGGTTCTAAGGAAACCAAGCTATTTGATAAAGGTTATTAA
- a CDS encoding BspA family leucine-rich repeat surface protein, with translation MKKSLLLIGGLTAVAVVPISITTTLLIKKNKQQNINQNKIEKLQDELKLLQSQIVNLEKDKTQMAQYADSLIYGFDIENYQLESLEAMLKLKAKFHELNSYVDELKNQISIKKQNVAELEKEIKRLRNELNHERNAIRFEIQRLVTDEWANMKDEILQSHKVSDIVKHLNKRIKFTKLPYLIKTDSDKTIKSLKDATKNLILSFDGLDFELTLELKDVSFHLDSIEHEYEDSQETICKIIGYYKDESGKIAIKPFAKSTKKVPTRLPWFIESLKAAFKENKSSNIENLNEWNTSNVTDMSMMFEASKINQPIRFDTRNVITMYSMFYEAKHFNSPLNFDTRNVQNMKAMFYDALEFDQELKFNTKNVTDMSLMFSGASKFNKLLNFDTKNVKKMNSMFWGTNEFNQPINFNTQNVEDMEQMFSHAKAFNQILNFDTGNVTNMRGLLELAENFNSNLNFSDTKNVTTMEMMFNGAINFNKPINFNTKKVTNMKFMFNNAYKFNSPIKFDTNNVTNMYGMFYGALEFNQPLNFDTSNVENMGNMFYNAKKFNSELKFSNTRNVKDMSGMFCYAEAFNQPLDFDTRNLENIKWMFYDAKNFNSKLNFIDTSKIKNMQGAFQKASKFNQDISNWNIQAVTDFSNMFEGANAFKQDLSKWKSNPNWK, from the coding sequence ATGAAAAAAAGTTTATTACTAATAGGCGGACTAACAGCTGTGGCTGTAGTTCCTATTTCCATAACAACAACATTGCTTATTAAAAAAAATAAGCAGCAAAATATTAATCAAAATAAGATTGAAAAATTACAAGATGAGCTTAAATTGCTACAAAGTCAGATAGTCAATTTAGAAAAAGATAAAACACAAATGGCTCAGTATGCAGATTCACTAATTTATGGCTTTGATATAGAAAATTATCAGTTAGAAAGTCTGGAAGCAATGCTAAAATTGAAAGCTAAATTTCATGAATTGAATTCTTATGTTGATGAACTTAAAAATCAAATTAGTATTAAAAAACAAAATGTAGCAGAATTAGAAAAAGAAATTAAAAGATTACGTAATGAATTAAATCATGAACGTAATGCTATCAGGTTTGAAATTCAAAGGCTAGTAACTGATGAATGAGCTAATATGAAAGATGAGATTTTACAAAGTCATAAAGTTAGTGATATTGTGAAACATCTAAATAAAAGAATTAAATTTACTAAATTACCATATCTAATAAAAACTGATTCAGATAAAACAATTAAGTCTTTAAAAGATGCCACTAAAAACCTTATTTTAAGTTTTGATGGTTTAGATTTTGAACTAACACTAGAATTAAAAGATGTAAGCTTTCATCTAGACTCAATTGAGCATGAATATGAAGATAGTCAAGAAACTATTTGTAAAATAATTGGTTATTATAAAGATGAGTCTGGCAAAATAGCTATTAAACCTTTTGCAAAATCAACTAAGAAGGTTCCTACTAGATTGCCTTGATTTATAGAGTCATTAAAAGCAGCATTTAAAGAAAATAAATCATCAAACATAGAAAATCTTAATGAATGAAATACATCAAATGTTACAGATATGAGTATGATGTTTGAAGCAAGCAAAATTAATCAACCAATAAGATTTGATACAAGAAACGTTATTACTATGTATTCAATGTTTTATGAAGCAAAACATTTTAATTCCCCACTTAACTTTGATACAAGAAATGTGCAAAACATGAAGGCTATGTTTTATGATGCACTCGAATTTGACCAAGAACTAAAATTTAATACTAAAAATGTTACAGATATGTCTTTAATGTTTAGCGGGGCAAGTAAATTCAATAAATTGCTCAACTTTGATACAAAGAATGTTAAAAAAATGAACTCAATGTTTTGGGGAACAAATGAATTTAATCAACCGATTAACTTTAATACACAAAATGTTGAAGACATGGAACAAATGTTCTCTCATGCAAAAGCATTTAATCAAATATTAAATTTTGATACAGGCAATGTAACAAATATGAGAGGATTACTTGAATTAGCAGAGAACTTTAACTCTAATTTAAACTTTTCTGATACGAAAAATGTTACCACTATGGAAATGATGTTTAATGGAGCTATAAACTTTAACAAACCAATAAATTTCAATACAAAAAAAGTAACAAATATGAAATTTATGTTTAATAATGCATATAAATTTAACTCACCTATTAAATTTGATACAAATAATGTTACTAATATGTATGGTATGTTCTATGGAGCGCTTGAGTTTAATCAACCACTTAACTTTGATACAAGTAATGTTGAAAATATGGGCAATATGTTTTATAATGCAAAGAAATTCAACTCAGAGCTTAAATTTAGTAATACAAGAAATGTAAAAGATATGAGTGGTATGTTTTGTTATGCAGAAGCCTTTAATCAACCACTTGATTTTGATACAAGAAATTTAGAAAATATAAAATGAATGTTTTATGACGCAAAAAACTTTAATTCAAAACTTAATTTTATAGATACAAGCAAAATTAAAAATATGCAAGGTGCATTTCAAAAAGCAAGTAAATTTAACCAAGATATTAGTAACTGAAATATTCAAGCAGTAACTGACTTTTCAAATATGTTTGAAGGTGCTAATGCCTTTAAACAAGACCTTTCTAAATGAAAAAGTAACCCAAATTGAAAATAA